CTTTGGTGTTCGCGCGGTACAGACCAAGCAATATGCTCGTACTTACGACAATATTAATGGTGTTTTGCAGGATGAACCCAATGTCCGCGATAGCAGCAATACCGATATTCTGCCAAGCGCCAATATTGCCTGGGATATTAACGATGAATTGGTGATGCGCGCAGCTCTTGCTCGGGTTGTAGCCCGGGTAAATTACGGTGACCTGGGTGGCTCCGAGTCGATACACGCTCCGTTGCCGGGAGCGACGGTAAGAGATGGTTTTGCGGGGAACTCCGAACTGGAACCCTATAAGGCGGATCAGTTTGACTTGGGGCTGGAGTGGTATTTCGATGATGCTTCCGCAATGGGATTAACCCTATTCAGGAAGGATATTGCATCATTCGTGATTAACGGTAGCTCACTAGTGACCAGGGAAATCGATGGTGGTACCTGGAATGTGAACATGTCAATGCCGGTGAATGGTACCGATGCCAGTGCACAGGGGGCAGAGCTGTTTGTGCAGTATGCTTTCGATAACGGTTTTGGGGTTTTCGCCAATTACACTTATACAGATACAGAGTTGGCCAACCTTGATCTCGAGAGTGGTGAAACTATCAAGACAGAGATTCCGGGCACTTCCAAAGACCAATATAACCTATCGGTGTACTACGAAAATGACCTTTTCAGTGTAAGAGCTTCTTACAACTATCGCAGCGCCTATGCGGATGGTTACAGTAATGGTTTGAATACATTTACCGATGAGTACGATCAGCTGGACGTGAATGCTTCGTATAGTTTGATGGAAAACCTGACCCTAACTGCCTCCATCATTAATCTCACCGAAGAAAAGGTGGATAGATATTGGGGCGAGGAAAATAGGGTCTTGGGCTCTGCCTATTCTGGCCGCCGCGCCTATATGGGGATGACTTACAGCTTCTGATCCCGTTGTAACTCTTACGCGCAGACACAATGATGTGTCTGCGCGTTACAAATTCAGAGAAAATTTACCGTGATCAGTAAAAGAAAATTCCTGAAGTTCTCCTTCCTTGGTAGTGCCGCTGCTCTGGCAGCCCCCTCGGTGACTGCCATGACCCGGCGATATACGAAGAAAGGAAAGAAACCGGTTGTGATTTCAACCTGGAATCATGGTGGTCCTGCCAATGAGGCAGCTTGGAAGGTTCTGGCCGACGGTGGTAGGGCCTTGGATGCAGTAGAAATCGGCGCACGTGTACCGGAGGCAGACCCGCAGGTGACGAGTGTAGGCTATGGCGGCTTTCCCGACCGGGATGGCGTAGTCACTTTGGATGCCTGCATTATGGATGAGAAGCAAAACTGTGGCTCAGTAGCTTTTCTACAGGGCATCAAACATCCGATTTCTGTTGCACGAAAAGTGATGGAGGAGACCCCGCATGTCATGTTGGTTGGCGAGGGCGCACAGCGCTTTGCCGTGGAGCAGGGATTCGAAATTGAGAACCTGTTAACCCCGAAAGCCGAAGCCGCCTGGCGTGAGTGGAAGCGTGAGTCCCGTTACCAGCCGGTAATCAATATTGAAAACCACGACACTATCGGCATCTTAGCATTGGACCAGGACGGCAATCTTTCAGGGGCCTGCACCACCAGCGGGGCTGCTTTCAAGATGCATGGGCGGGTAGGGGACTCGCCGATTATTGGCGCTGGGCTCTATGTCGACAATGAAGTGGGTGCGGCTACCGCCACCGGCATGGGTGAGCTAATGATCAAAACTGTCGGTTGTCATCAAGTGGTGGAGCTGATGCGCCACGGCTATACACCGGAAGAAGCCTGCCGTGAGGCAGTTGAGCGTATTGCACGCAAGCTTGGGGACTATAAGAAGTTCCAGGTGGGTTTTCTGGCTTTAGATAAAGCTGGTAATTATGGTGCTCACTGCATCCATTCAGGATTTAACTATGCTGTTCGCGATGTAGATGGCGCCCAGATGAAAGATTCAAAAAGTAAGCTGGGCTGAAAGCTACTCCAACCTGATCTATCTGGAGCAAGCGCTATAAGGAAGGCTGCTTGCCCCAACCTTGAACCACGTGTTGCGGTATTACAGACCGCGGCTTGGGGTGGGCGGATCAATGCAGGGTGCGAACCTGATATCTATCCAAGCGCATAGCAGGAGAGAAACGGATCATATCCAGCAGGGTATCGATGTAATGCTCACCCAGATCCCCAAGATCTTCCATCCGCGGCGACTGAAACCAGTCTTCCAGCACCCCAAAAAGGCCCCCGTGTAGCATCTGTTGCGCCAGATCCATATCCAGGTCGGCGGGCAGCTGCCCGGCAGTAACTGCCATTTTCATCAGCTGTGCCATACGCTCCAAGCCTTCAGTGCGTCCCTGTTTGATACGCCGGGTGGATTCGCAGACCTCGCTTACCGCCTCGCAGGGCAGGAAGATAATTTCCAGGACCCGCTGCCATTGTTCATTGCAGGCAATCTCATGGAACAACCATACCCATCGGGTGCGCAGGGTGCCTAGGGGGTCTTCTTTTATCTGGTCCCCAGCGGCCTCGCACAGCCTCTCTCCAGGTAGTTCCATCCGTTCCGTCAGGGCGTTGAGCAAACCGGCCTTACTGCGAAAATGGTCGTATACCGAGCCACGGGTTACCCCGGCCAATTCCGCCACCTCTGCAAGAGAGGCATGAGACACGCCGAACTCGTGGAAAACATTCATCGCAGCGTCCAGAATACGCTCACGAGTTGTAACTGTTTGCTCTTTTCTGCGTTTGGTCATGGGGACTGCAGCTTCTTTTTAATCATGTTTGTCTCATCTGACCGCATATTCACGACAGTTCGCCGCACGAAGGCTAAATGAGATATTCGTGCAAACCCTTGAAAACACTGGGTGAAAGTGCATCTTAGTCGATAATTACGCGTTGATGAACAGTTGATCGAATTTCACTCTCGCACATAAAATGCCAAGCTACTGGAACCGGACTTTCCTGTCTCGCTCAATGTATTCCCGCAACTGACCGCATTGCCCAGGTAGTCAGCCCTTATCGAGGTAATCATGCTCAATAAAAAAGCGCTAATCAGTCTTCTGGTCGCGTCCTCAGTTCTTGTGGCCTGCGAGGAGAAGGCTGCCACACCGCCGATGATGGCGCCTCAAGTAACAGTTGTCACGCTGGAATCTGAGCCGGTGACCCTTACCAGGGAGCTACCTGGGCGCACTTCACCTTTCAAGGTGGCGGAAGTTCGCCCGCAGGTTAATGGCATCATAAAGCAGCAATTGTTCCGTGAAGGTGGCCGTGTCGACGCAAATCAACCGCTTTATCAGCTGGATGACGCCCTTTACCAAGCGGATGTAGATAGCGCTCGCGCAAAGTTGCAGAGAGCCAGCGCAGCGTTGAATATCGCCCGTTTGAAGGCCGAACGTACCGCTGGCCTAGTTAAGAATGGCGCTGTCAGCAAACAGGAGAACGACTCTGCAGAGGCGGATTTACAAGAGGCTCGCGCCGATGTGGCTGCAGCCAGGGCAGAATTACAGAGAGCAGAAATCCAACTGGATTATGCCCAGATCACGGCGCCTATTACCGGTCGTATTGGTAAATCGTCCGTTACTCAGGGTGCTTTAGTGACGGCCAATCAGGCCGCAACTTTGGCCACAGTGCAACAGCTGGACCCCATCTATGTAGATGTCACCCAGTCGGCTGCAGAGTTGGTAAGCCTGCGTCGGGCTTTGGAAGCGGGCACCCTGGCAGATGCCACTCATCTGCCAGTGAAAATATTATTGGAGGATGGCAGTGAATTTGAGCACCAGGGCAAGCTTGAATTTGCCGAAGCGAGTGTCGATCCCTCCACGGGCAGTGTGCTGTTGCGGGTAGTCGTACCCAATCCAGACAGCATGTTACTGCCGGGCATGTATGTGCGCGCGATTGTGGGCAGTGGTGTACGTGACGACGCCATTTTGGTGCCCCAGCAGGGAATTGCGCGAGATCCTAAAGGCAACACTTCGGCCATGGTCGTCAACGAAGAAAATATTGTCGCCCAGCGCTCTGTGCGGGTGAGCCGCACTGTCGGCAATCAATGGCTGGTGGAAGAGGGCTTACAGGCTGGTGATCGGGTGGTAGTCGCCGGATTACAAAAGATTCGCCCTGGCGCTCCGGTACAGCCCAGCGAGCGTGAGGATGAACAGCCACCTGCGGCGGTCGGCGAAGAAAAAGCTGCTGCTGAGCAGGGTTCCTGAGGGTAGGGTTTATGGCGAGCTTCTTTATCAACCGGCCCATCTTTGCTTGGGTCCTGGCAATTATCACCATGCTGGCGGGTGTACTGTCGATCAGCAAGTTGGCAGTGGAGCGCTATCCCAATATCGCACCACCTTCTATTAATATTGAGGCCAGCTATCCCGGTGCTTCCGCTAAAGTGGTGGAGGACTCGGTCACGCAGATTCTGGAGCGGAATATGAAAGGCCTCGATGGCCTTCTTTATATGTCCGCCACCAGCCAGTCTAACGGTGGTTTGTCGATTTCTCTAACCTTTGAGAATGGCACTGATCCGGATACTGCTCAGGTACAGGTCCAGAACAAAGTGCAATTGGCAATGCCGCTGTTGCCTCAGGAAGTACAGCTTCAAGGGGTTAACGTCAGCAAGTCCCGTGGTGGCTTCCTGATGGTTGCGGGCTTTGTGTCCGAAGATGGCAGCATGAACCGCAACGATATTGCCGATTACATCAACTCGGCCATTGTGGACCCCGTTAGCCGGGTGCCTGGTGTAGGTAATGTACAGGTGTTCGGCTCCAAATACGCCATGCGTATCTGGCTTGACCCCAATAAACTGACCACCTACGACCTCACTCCCTCTGATGTAGCAACAGCAGTGCGCGCACAAAATGCCCAGGTAGCAGTGGGCAGTCTTGGTGGTGCCCCAGCGGTTCAGGGCCAGCAGCTCAATGCCTCTATAACTTCTCAGGGGCGCTTGCAAACTCCTGAACAATTTCGGGAAATCGTAGTACGCGCCAATGAAGACGGCTCCCTGCTCCATTTAGGCGATATCGCTCGCGTAGAGCTGGGGGCAGAAAACTATGAATTTATCTCCCGTTACAACCGTCAGCCGGCAACGGGTATCGCCATTAATCTGGCCACTGGGGCCAACGCCCTAGAAACTGCCGAGGGGGTTAAAGCAAAGCTTAAGGAGTTGGAGCCGTTCTTCCCCAGGGGGCTAACTTCGGTCGTACCTTTTGATACCACGCCATTTGTCGAGGTCTCCATCAAAGGCGTTATCAGCACTTTGATTGAAGCGATCGTGCTGGTCTTCCTGGTAATGTACCTGTTCCTACAGAACTTCCGTGCAACCCTGATCCCCACAATTGCAGTGCCGGTGGTGTTGCTGGGTACCTTTGCCGTACTTGCGGCATTGGGCTTCTCGGTCAATATGCTCACTATGTTCGCGATGGTGCTGGCCATCGGTCTGCTGGTGGATGATGCCATCGTGGTGGTGGAGAACGTAGAGCGGGTAATGCGTGAAGAGGGGCTGTCACCGAAGGAAGCCATTAAAAAGTCCATGCACCAGATTACCGCCGCTTTGATTGGCATCGGTGTGGTGTTGTCGGCAGTGTTTGTGCCTATGGCATTTATGGATGGCGCTACCGGCGTAATTTATCGCCAGTTCTCGGCAACCATTGTTGCTGCTATGGCCCTGTCTGTACTGGTAGCTATTATCCTGACGCCCGCACTTTGTGCGACGCTGCTCAAGCCGCTCTCGAAAGGCGAAAGCCATGGAGAGAAAGGCTTCTTCGGTTGGTTCAATCGAAACTTTGAGCGCGGTAGTCAGCGTTATCAGGGGGGAGTACAGGGCATTCTTATGCGCAGCGGCCGCTTTATGTTGCTGTTTGTTGCCTTGTCAGCGGTAATGGCCTTCCTATTTCTGCGTCTGCCCAGTTCCTTTCTGCCGGATGAAGATCAGGGTGTACTCTTCTCTATGGTGCAGGCACCAGTGGGTGCGACCCAGGAGCGCACCATGAAGTCGATTCGCAAAGTGGAAGACCAGTTTCTGGATAATGAACAGGGCACTGTGAAGTCGGTATTTTCTGTACAAGGCTTCAGCTTCGCTGGCAGCGGCCAGAACACCGGTATCGCCTTTGTGAATATGGAGGACTGGTCTGATCGGGAAGAGGAATCTAAAAGTGCTGGAGCGGTAGCCATGCGCGCAATGGGCGCGCTGATGCAAATCAAAGATGCCATGGCATTCGCCTTCGCGCCGCCGCCTCTGCCAGAGCTTGGCTCTTCTGGCGGCTTCAATTTCTACCTGAAGGATAACGGCAATCTGGGGCACGAAGCACTTACCGCTGCGCGCAACCAGTTTCTGGGGATGGCAGGGCAGAGTAAATTACTGTCTAACGTGC
This DNA window, taken from Microbulbifer sp. GL-2, encodes the following:
- a CDS encoding isoaspartyl peptidase/L-asparaginase family protein, whose translation is MISKRKFLKFSFLGSAAALAAPSVTAMTRRYTKKGKKPVVISTWNHGGPANEAAWKVLADGGRALDAVEIGARVPEADPQVTSVGYGGFPDRDGVVTLDACIMDEKQNCGSVAFLQGIKHPISVARKVMEETPHVMLVGEGAQRFAVEQGFEIENLLTPKAEAAWREWKRESRYQPVINIENHDTIGILALDQDGNLSGACTTSGAAFKMHGRVGDSPIIGAGLYVDNEVGAATATGMGELMIKTVGCHQVVELMRHGYTPEEACREAVERIARKLGDYKKFQVGFLALDKAGNYGAHCIHSGFNYAVRDVDGAQMKDSKSKLG
- a CDS encoding TetR family transcriptional regulator, giving the protein MTKRRKEQTVTTRERILDAAMNVFHEFGVSHASLAEVAELAGVTRGSVYDHFRSKAGLLNALTERMELPGERLCEAAGDQIKEDPLGTLRTRWVWLFHEIACNEQWQRVLEIIFLPCEAVSEVCESTRRIKQGRTEGLERMAQLMKMAVTAGQLPADLDMDLAQQMLHGGLFGVLEDWFQSPRMEDLGDLGEHYIDTLLDMIRFSPAMRLDRYQVRTLH
- a CDS encoding efflux RND transporter periplasmic adaptor subunit, coding for MLNKKALISLLVASSVLVACEEKAATPPMMAPQVTVVTLESEPVTLTRELPGRTSPFKVAEVRPQVNGIIKQQLFREGGRVDANQPLYQLDDALYQADVDSARAKLQRASAALNIARLKAERTAGLVKNGAVSKQENDSAEADLQEARADVAAARAELQRAEIQLDYAQITAPITGRIGKSSVTQGALVTANQAATLATVQQLDPIYVDVTQSAAELVSLRRALEAGTLADATHLPVKILLEDGSEFEHQGKLEFAEASVDPSTGSVLLRVVVPNPDSMLLPGMYVRAIVGSGVRDDAILVPQQGIARDPKGNTSAMVVNEENIVAQRSVRVSRTVGNQWLVEEGLQAGDRVVVAGLQKIRPGAPVQPSEREDEQPPAAVGEEKAAAEQGS
- a CDS encoding efflux RND transporter permease subunit, with protein sequence MASFFINRPIFAWVLAIITMLAGVLSISKLAVERYPNIAPPSINIEASYPGASAKVVEDSVTQILERNMKGLDGLLYMSATSQSNGGLSISLTFENGTDPDTAQVQVQNKVQLAMPLLPQEVQLQGVNVSKSRGGFLMVAGFVSEDGSMNRNDIADYINSAIVDPVSRVPGVGNVQVFGSKYAMRIWLDPNKLTTYDLTPSDVATAVRAQNAQVAVGSLGGAPAVQGQQLNASITSQGRLQTPEQFREIVVRANEDGSLLHLGDIARVELGAENYEFISRYNRQPATGIAINLATGANALETAEGVKAKLKELEPFFPRGLTSVVPFDTTPFVEVSIKGVISTLIEAIVLVFLVMYLFLQNFRATLIPTIAVPVVLLGTFAVLAALGFSVNMLTMFAMVLAIGLLVDDAIVVVENVERVMREEGLSPKEAIKKSMHQITAALIGIGVVLSAVFVPMAFMDGATGVIYRQFSATIVAAMALSVLVAIILTPALCATLLKPLSKGESHGEKGFFGWFNRNFERGSQRYQGGVQGILMRSGRFMLLFVALSAVMAFLFLRLPSSFLPDEDQGVLFSMVQAPVGATQERTMKSIRKVEDQFLDNEQGTVKSVFSVQGFSFAGSGQNTGIAFVNMEDWSDREEESKSAGAVAMRAMGALMQIKDAMAFAFAPPPLPELGSSGGFNFYLKDNGNLGHEALTAARNQFLGMAGQSKLLSNVRPNGQEDTPQFRVKIDNAKAAALGLSIAEINSALSIAWGGSYIDDFIDRGRVKRVYMQADAPYRMVPEDFQLWSVRNDKGDMVPLSSFASFTWEYGSPRLERYNGVPSMQINGQAAPGVSSGEAMAEVENLVAQLPAGIGIEWSGLSYQERAAGAQTPLLYALSLLIVFLCLAALYESWTVPTAVLLMAPLGILGAVLANSLRGMERDIYFQVAMLTTVGLTSKNAILIVEFAKQNLESGMELVEATMHAVRDRLRPILMTSLAFGLGVLPLAIATGAGSGAQRAIGTGVLGGMLVGTILGIFFIPLFFVVVQRLFGRKTNTAGSSQAETPETRKAEAVEAL